The genomic segment TTGGAAGACAGGTTATGATGAGAGAAAAACCAGAATTGCTAACTATTGATAAGAATCCTGAAGATTATGATATTCTGTTTATCGGTGCTCCTATATGGGCAAATAAATATGCACCAGCTATAAATTCTTTTTTAGATAAGATGCCTATTACAGATAAGAAAATAGCTCTTTTCTATTGCCATGCAAGAAGTGATAATAAAAAGGCTCTTAGTTTACTTAAGCAAAAGCTTATAGGAAATGACTTTATAGGTGAAATCGAGTTTAAAGATCCATTGCAAAATAATAAAGAAGAGGCTAGGAAACAAACGAAGCAATGGATAAACACAATTATTAAACCTAGTTGTTAGTACTCACCCTAAGTTGGTCATTGTTAAGATTAAAGCTCCTGAATTTCACTTAGTGAACTCAGGAGCTTTCTTTATTTTATCATTATTCAATTTATAAATACTTTTCCATCCGAATATCTGCACGCCACTCACCGTTATAATAAACAAAATTCTCTTTACGTGCAAAAGTTGAATAACCTATTTTTTCATAAAAAGCCCTTGCTCTTTTATTGTACTCAAAAACTCCTAGTTCAATTCGATGAAGTCCAAGTCTTCTACACTCTTCTTCTAAAAAGTCCATAGCTAAGCTGGCTACTCCCTTACCTCTATAAGCCTTTTCACCTACACAGATACTGATCCATCCTGTGTTTTTTTCTTTTTTATGTACATGATCTGGATCAATCATAATAGACAACTCACCTATAGGATTATCTCCATCCATAATCATATAGATACGCTTTGGTCCTTTATTCGCATTTTCATAGAGCTCTTCTTTTGTACGATCAGGCATTTCTCCTTCAGAGAGATTAGCACCTATAAAGTATTTAATTTCAGGATCATTATTCCACTTTGCTATATATTCAAAGGGTTCCATCTGTGTTTTATCAATTTCTTTAAAGTTAATATTCACGTTATTCTACTCCTTTCATCTGCATACCCACCTACAGACTTTCTTTAGTTTTTTTAAATTCAACTTGGTGCTTTAATTCTTCATATGTCCTTGTATTAAACGCACATTCACGAATGCATACTGTACAACCATAACTATTTGAGAAAGGTACAGCACACTTCTTATAGTCAACACAAATTTTACCACCATCAGTATGCTCTATTGGTGTAGTATAAATGGCTTCACCAGGACATTTTCTAACACACTTACCACATTTATCGCAAAAGTCCTTGATCCAACCATGTGAGTTTTCTTTACTTATTGGTAGATTCTCTATGTTCGTATAAATAGCTGCAATTCTTTGTCTCGGACCACATTCAGGCGAAATGAGTAATCCATGCTTTCCAATAGCACCAAGACCTGCTTTTTCTCCTAGCACAGGATAGATCGCATCCCCTCCTAATGCTGGTCCTGCTTGCGCTTGATACCCGTGATTTCTTAAAAAGTTGGCGATATGATTAACAATTACACCTAATCCATGATAGGTTCGAAAAATTTCTTTTTGTGTTGCCTCACTCGGTGCATTTCGTATAGGTTCTTCTCTCATTTCCATGGTAATGACAATGGCTTTATTAAAAAGGACACTGCGCCCTTTAAAAATATCTTTGGATTCAACATCTGTAAACCCCATTGCTGTAACACCTAGAGAGCGACCATAATCTTTTAACTCCTGAATGAATTCTGGTGTGGCATCCACTTTTGAATCCTTTGGATTATTTTTTAAAGAAGAATAGCTTCTTTTCATCTGATACAGTGTTTTCATCATCGTTGGTAAAACACTTCTCTTTTGACTTAATCCATTTCCCTTAGACTGATCTCCATACTTCATTATCAGCTCAGGAACAATTAACCCTTCTCTAGCATCTTCTGAAGCTGAAAGTAATCCCTCTTGCTGAGGTAATTTTTTTGGATCACCTATTGGAATATGTCTTTTTATAATCTTAGTAGGATTCATGTGAAGCACCTCTTATCGCTGTCATCTTCATCTTTGAAACAATATTGTGATTAATCTTATTATAGCATATTATTCTCGATCATTCATTGAGAAAAAACTATATCTCCCTAATGAATCACTACTAGATAAGTCTTAAATATATGGATTGATCATGTTATCAGGTATACTTATTTTTATTATAGTACCTACTTTTTCTTTGCTACGCACTTTAAAGATAAAGTCATTATCGTAGGCTAGTTTAAGCCTGTGGTAAGTATTATTGATTCCAATATGCTTATAGTTATGTTCTTCAATTAATAAATCCCTTTCAACTTCTATCAATCTTTCTTTAGCCATTCCTTGGCCTGTATCGATAACAATAATATGAAGTCGGTTTCCTCTATTAAAAATTCGCACTCTAATTTGACTTGGTTGATTTTTAACTTTAATACCATGATAGATTGAGTTTTCAATCAAGGGCTGCAAAATCAGTTTGATAATCTTCTTATCGTAACTTTTACTATCAATACGATAATCCATAGTAAATTTATTTTTATAACGCGCTTGCATTAAAGTGACATAACATTTTGTATAGCTTAATTCTTCGTCAACTGAAACAAGCTCCTTAGGATTGGATAAGGAATATTTAAGTATATCGGAAAGATTCTCTAACATAAAATTAATTTGGTTGGGTTTACCAACTATCTTAATTGCCTTCCAAGAGATATTTTCAATGGTGTTGTTTAAAAAGTGGGGATTCATCTGAGATTGAAGTGCTAATAATTCCATGGTTCTATACTTATATTTCTTTTCGGATAATTGAGTTTTAAAATAATTTTGTTCAATAAAGGTCTTTAATATATTTTCAGTAATATAAGCGTATAAGTCATCTGATTTGGTTGACATGATAGGTAATGATTTACCATTCTCAGCCGCATCAATAATATCAATCATATTATTAATTAATATATAATTTTTCTTGGTTTGGTGATATACAATGAAATAGCTTAATATGAATGAAGTTATCAACAATAGACAACATATAATACCCATTATAATAGGAATTTTATATAATGTTATGGCTGGGACAATGGAAATATACTGCCATCCATAAACATCTGATTCTAGTTTATGAACAATATATCTTCTATTATTAGAACGCATATCAAAAAACTGTTCTTCCGAAGACGTAATTTGATTTAAATTTTCAATAGTCATACTTTCAGTATTACTAAAGAGTATATTACCCAGTTCATCTGTAACTAAAAGTTTTTGATCATCATAATTCGTTAAATCACATAATATTTGATTAATATATGAGGCAGAAAGATTCATAACAGCAACACCATGACTAGATGGCAGCACTTTATAAACAGATACCACATCATACCCTGGATCTTTTTCAAATCGTTTTATATACCTTGTTTCAGCCCAAAATTCTTTATCTGATTTATTCTTCATATAGCTGTTATACCATTCTGTATCATAGAATTCTTTAATATTAACAATTTCCTTATTCGTACAAATAAACTTCTCGCTAGAGGCGTCATAATAAATATAGATAGATTTAATATAGGGTTTGGTATTTTCTAAAGAACTTAAAAAATTATAAACTGTATCCCATACCTGTATTTGGTTAATACTATGAGCTTGACTTAATAAAATATTTTTCAACTGTATTGTTAGTGTTGAGTTTAAATCATAATTAACACGTAGCGTATTGACTTCATCAAGAATCAACTCAATATGATCTTCTGTTTGGGTAAGAGTATTATAAGAGCTTTTAATAACTGTATCTTCAATATATCTATTAACCATGACGGTAGCAAAGATACCAAATAGAATCAAAGGAATGATTTGAGGTAAAACAAGAACAGTGAACTTCTTAAAGAAGATTTTCTTTCTTATAGATCTAATCTTTTTTACTGTCATTTAATCAATCCTTTATTCAAACGAAATTGTCTTGGTGTCATACTATAATATTTTTTAAAAGCTCTGGTAAAGTTCTTAGCATTTTGATAGCCAACCATTTCACTTATCTCATAAGTTTTATATTTATAGTCTTTTAAAAGTTCTTTAGATTTTTCCATCCTAACTTTTAATAAATAGGAGGAGAAATTTTCATCAGCATATTTAGCATAAAATTTACTTAAATGCTGTGGACTCATATGCACAATTAAAGCAGCTTCTTCTAAAGTGGCTGTCGTAATGTTGTTATGAATATACTGATTAATATCCTTGATGATATTATCATGGTAAGTTTCTTCTATTATAGTTTCAGATTCTTCTTCACTAGTCTCATTAACTATCTGTTCTTGATCTAATTCATCTTTTAATTTAGAAAAACATGAAACCAACTCATTAAATTTTGTCGGTTTTACTATATATTCTCTCACACCATATTGGAGTGCTTGTCTAGCATATTCAAACTCCTTATGACCACTTAAAAAAATTACCTTAATGGAGGGATAATGGTCTCTGACATAAGAAGCTAATTCTATACCATCCATCATAGGCATCTTGATATCGCTTAATATAACATCTACTGGATTTGTATTAAGATAATTAATTGCTGCAATTCCATTATCGAAAGCAGCAGTCACTTCATACCCCATATCATCCCATGGGAAATAATTACTTAACCCATCCCTAATCTCTTCTTCATCGTCAATAATAATTAATCTATACATCAATGGCACCTCCAAGTAAGAAAACAAGAAAATAAAATGATTCTACTATACAAATATTATAATAGAAATACCGCTCTAAGTCATCTTCCTAGCTAGTGAAATGAGAGAATACTAATTAAAGAAACTTTTTATTATGTAATGACACTTCTTCCGTAATTAATTGAGTAATTAATGATACTAAATAAGAAGGCTAATATCTTTAGGTAATCCTATGTAATTGATATAATATGAGAGTAAAATATGAAAAGGGGATGAAATGATGAAAAAAGTTATAAGTATAGTATTAGTATTATCACTTATCATTACTCTATTTGTTGGTTGCTCAAAAGATGAAACTCCAGCAGAACAGAATAATGCTGAATCAAAAAGTGAAGCTACGAAACCAGAGGACAAGCAAGAGGAAATAACCCTCCGTTATATGTGGTGGGGAAGTGATTCAAGACATGAAGCAACTTTAGCGGCTATTGAGAAATATGAAGAGTTGAATCCTCATATAAAAATAGAGCCTGAATTCAGTGGTTGGGATGGTTATTATCAGAAACTAGTCACACAGTTAGCAGGTGGAACTGCAGCTGACATTATGCAAGTTGATCAACCTTGGTTAGGTGATTTACTAAAAAATGAAAGCACCTTTGCAGATTTATCATCTGTTGATACAACAAATTTTGACTCCAATTTCCTTAATCAATACTGTATTTTCAATGATCAACTCGTTGGTGTTCCTATGGGGATTAATGGGTTAACAATGATCATTAATACTACCTTCTTTAATGAAGTTGGAATAGATTATAACGCTTTAACTGACTGGGAATCCATTGTTGAAGCTGGTAAAGAAATCAATTCACAATATGCAGATAAATATATTTTGTATGATACTGGTATGCTATTTGATACTTATCTTAATCAAGTAACAGGTAACCAACTCGTTAAAGATGATTTATCTTTAGGCTTTACAGAAGAAGAAGTACTTAAAGCATTTCAATTTGTAGACACAATATATGAAAACAAAGTCGTTCAACCGAAGGAAGAATCTGCCTTATTTAAAACTACAGAAAATCCATCATGGATTGATAATAACATGGGAATGACAATGCAATGGCCTTCAATGATCAATTCTCTTGATAGTGATAATAAAGAATTGGAAGTTATATCAATACCTCAACTTGAAGCCGCCAAAGCTTCAGGTGTTGTCGTTCGACCTTCGATGTTAATATCTGTTAATGGTAAGGGTAGTTATATTGAAGAATCAGCAAAATTTATTGATTGGTTAGTCAATAGTGATGAAGGTATTTTAACATTAAAAGCTGTTAGAGGTGTTCCTGCCTCAGCTTATGCTCAAGACTTATTAGTAGAAAATGATTTATTAAATCCTTTACAACAAAAAGGTGTATCAATGGCTCTTGAAAATCCTAGAGACAAAGTTAATTTTTATAGTAGTAATGCTGAAGTATCAGCTGTCAAGAAAGAGATCATTGATAAAGTAGCTTTGGATATTTCATCGCCTGAAGAAGCTGCTGCTGAAATGATCACAAGAATACAACAAGTAGTCGATGAAATAAAAAATTAATTACTTAGCAAACTAACAAGCAGAGCTTTTGCTCTGCTTGTGTTGAAAGGAAGATGACATGAAGATAAAAGCTAGCAGGTATGAAAAAAAAGATTATATTGGCTATTTATTTTTATTACCCTGGATTATTGGTTTTTTACTGTTTAAGTTCTATCCATTTTTAATGTCCTTTTATTACTCCTTTACTGACTTTAATATGATTAACCCTCCAGAGCTAATAGGTTTAAAAAATTTCATTAAGATCTTTACTACAGATGCCGATTTCTATCAGTCATTGAAGGTGACTTTAATATATACCACTTTTTCAGTACCGGTCAAATTGATATTCGCATTGTTTATAGCAATGGTGTTAAGCATGAAATTAAAGGGTATTAACATTTTTAGAACGATTTATTATTTACCATCAATACTAGGTGGTAGTGTAGCTGTATCCATACTTTGGAAGTTTTTATTTATGAGGCAAGGTTTGGTGAATAAGATACTCTCTTATTTAACAATTGGACCAATAGATTTTTTGGGTGATCCAGACGTTGCTTTATACACTATTAGTATGTTATCGGTATGGCAGTTTGGATCATCTATGGTATTGTTTCTGGCAGCATTAAAAAATGTACCTGGAGAATTATATGAAGCCGCTGCCGTTGATGGCGCCGGAAAATTAAGAACATTCTTTAAAATTACCATTCCTATGATTACACCTATCATTTTATTTAATTTAATCATGCAAACAATCAATACATTACAAACTTTTACATCAGCACTTGTTATCACTAACGGTGGACCTGTAAAATCAACTTACCTCTACGGTATGATGCTTTATGAAGAAGCCTTCCAATTTATGAATATGGGATATGCCTCTGCTTTATCATGGATATTATTTATAATTATTATTGGCCTTACAGCAGCTATATTCAAATTCTCTTCTTATTGGACATTTTATGAAGATGGAGGTGATTTCTAATGTCAAATAGAAGACAACTCATAACTTATTTGTTTTTGATACTACTTGGTATTATCATGATTTATCCATTACTATTTCTATTTTCAGCTTCTTTTAAATCCAATGAGGAAATATTCTCATCTATATCCTTATTGCCAAAAGAATTAGCATCTGTTACTTTTGAAGCCTTTAGAAATGGATGGCAAGGTGTTGGGAAGTATGGTTTCTCCACTTTTTTTACCAATTCGTTTTTGATAACTGTACCAGTAGTCATTGTGACGATTATTTCCAGTAGCTGCGTAGCATATGGTTTTGCAAGGTTTAAATTTCCTTATAAAAAATTATTATTTACATTGATGATCTCTACAATTATGCTACCAAGTACTATCATCATGATACCCAGCTACATATTATTTAAGAATTTTGGGTGGTTAAATACTTACATGCCTTTTTGGATACCTGCACTCTTGGGAAGTGATGCCTATTTCATTTTTATGTTTCTACAATTCTTTAGATCCATACCGAGAGAGCTTGATGAATCTGCTATTATTGATGGATGTAATCGCTTAAAAATCTTTACAAAGATTATACTTCCCCTAAGTAAACCAGCAATTATATCTGCAGGTATCTTCAAATTCATTTGGACATGGAATTCATTTGTGGAACCGTTAATATACATTAATAGTGTGAGTAAATACACTGTTGCCCTAGGTCTTAAGATGTCAATTGATACTCAAGGAGGCGAAGTCATGTGGAATGAGATGATGGCTATGTCTTGTTTAGCTATTATTCCTCCAGCTATAATCTTTTTTGTAGCACAAAAATACTTCGTTGAAGGTATATCAACATCAGGATTAAAAGGCTAAAAAAAATGAGCTGTATACCACTAGAAATTAATCTCTAGTGGTATGCAGCTCTTTATTATTTATTGAATATTAATCGTATAATCTTCTGCTTCCCCATCTCCAATACTTCCTGATGATGAAGGGGCTGAGTTATACTTCATAACAACTCTCATTCTTGTTTGTCCTGTTAAGGCAGTTGAAGGTATTGATAAGGAACCGGATACAGCTGATCGACCACTTGCACTAAACACTTCTTCTCCAGCATCACTAAAGTCCCCATCTTGATTGAAATCAATCCAAATCTTCCAATACTCATTATAGGAACGACCTGCGAAGCCAGGTGTCAATTCTACATTATAGCTGTTCCCCTTTGACATATCTGTTACGATGGAAGTGTAATCACCATACCCACTATTAGAACCTGAAGTATTATTCAGCGTTCCAGCATTAACTGTTTCTATCCATTCATAAGTCGTGTTACCGCTAATACTTGGATATGTCCCACCTGTTGAACCACTGCAACCTGTTAAGATAGCATTAGCGTAATCTGCTGTGGCATTAGGACTAGATAGTTGCATCATATCATCATAGAGCCACATGAAACCACCATCAATATCGTATGAGTTTTCCCATGATTCCATTTTAGTTTGTACAGTACTTGCACTGTCCCCGCTACCACTATGAAGACACCATAACCCTGGTATGACGTTCATACCCATAGTATTGGTCCAAGTTCCTGGATCATTGCCAGCACCACCTGCATAGCATTGAAGATAAACACGGTCTACAACGCTACCAAGTTGATTCTTAACACTTTGCCAGAATGAACTATTGGTATATGGACACAATGTTACTTTCATCCCCATGGCATTACACATTTGACCGAATTGTACAGCTGATGTTACATCATAGGTTACCTCATCGTCATAGTTGACAGCATCTGCTCCTGTAGCTTCCATTAAAGCTTTGAAGTTCTTGTACAATACTGTATCAGAACCTGTTCCATCAGCATTAATGAGATTCTTAATGTTCTCGAATGCATCACTTCCCCATGCACCTACGCTAATCTCAACGCGGTTCACAGAAGTTGTACCTTGCTTCAGATCTGCCCAGTTGCTAGCCCAAGAAGCATCTCCTACATAAACTCCATTTTCACAAACTAGAAGATCGTTTAAGTACAAATCTCCATCAGCGCGAACATGTACTGCCCAAATCATTACAGTGTTAAAGCCAGAAGATTTAATGTCATCTACAACTGATTGTCCTCCTGATACAAAAGGTCCTCCACCAAAAATTGCTGCTACAGGTTCTTCAGCCGCTTCTACTGTCATTGAACTAGTACTCATAAAGAGATTGAAAATCATACAAAAAATAATGCTGACACTTAAAAATATTTTCCTTGTCATATGTGTTAACCTCCTCTTGACTTATTTACACTATATATATACGCAGTGACTTCATAAGGAATGTCCAAGTTATTAAATCAACCACTTGATAATGAAAAATACGTAATATATGAAGCAATACCGCCATATATTTCAATTAAATATGAAATAAATTCTTCATTTATAAGAATTTCCAAAAATAATCTTGTAGCACAATAATAAAGTCCTATTACCACAAATTCTTATCTCTTATTACCTTAAATATTTCTAAAAAAAATGAACGAACTGTATCAAACTCTTTATAAAAATGGTATAATTTGATAGATATACTCTATAGGAGCTGAATAACTATGAAGAAAAAAATATGTTCATTAATATATATGTCAACGCTACTACTTGCAGGTTGTACAACTACTGAAGAGGTAGCAAATCAAGCAAGTATGCAACCCATCGATTCAACTAATAATGTAGAACAAGTAGAAGTAATAGATGAGATCAACGTTGAGGCTAATGATTATCTTATCGTCACTAGCTCTGCTTGTGATATGAATGGTGATGGTGACCTTGAAACCATTCAACTTCGAATGGATACAGGTGATTTAACGAGTGAAAACACATATGAAGGGACATTTTCCCTTTCACTATTAAATGATAAGCAGGAATTACTAAATGAAATAAAAATCAATGAGTTTGGTACAATTGCCTTTGAAAAAGACTTCCCAATCCTCTTCAAGGATTATACGGGCGATGGTGTGTTGGACTTTAATATTGGCCAAAAATATAGTCAAGAAGAATTCATTTATCGATTCTATTCCATGTCAGATGACGGATTATTAGAAAAATTATTTGGAGAAGAAAGATTCTTAATTAAGAGCTATGAAAAAGCTCATTCTTATGACTTTCACACTACTCCAGATCAAGCCATTATTACATACCGAGTCGAAACAGATGGTGATAGCAATTCCTTCTATGTATACGAATCCTATTATTGGAATGAGGACGCATTTTATCGTTCCAATTATGTTGATAGTTCCAAATCATATGAAGAAATAAATATAAATGAGATCGAAAGCAAATTTAATAAGCTAGATGCACTAGGTCCTGATATTACAGAAGAAGACCTTTTTTCAACATCTGGCGGAGAATATCAGTGGCTTTTAGATCATGAAGAAGAAGTGCATTTATATAGTTTTTTTCATAGAAGAGAAAAGCATTGGAGTAATACATTGGATCGACTGTTTGACAAGAGGATTGAAAATATAGACCATTTAATAACTAAATTTAATATATTAGAAATAGATGATATCACTCAAGTCCCTTTAGAAGAATGGAAAGATATAAAACACCCTAATCCAGAAGTAAAAGACCTCTTTAAGTATAGTGAAATACCTTATGGAGATAAAACTCTTGTAACAGGACGTATTCATCTCACTAATTTTGCAATCCTTTTTAGTGAAGATGGTGAATATCTTGATGGGATTGAATGGACTGATCATGTTCGAGAAGACTTTAATATTACCTTTTTGGATAATGATAAGTTTATCTCAGTATCCCCTATACAGTTGGACAGGGGGTCAGGTTTAAGTGTATTTGGAAGCCACATTTATGAAGTCATTGATAATAGACTTGTCAAGAAATTAGAATATCCTTATCATGGCTATCAAGAAGGACCTTATACTTGGGGGTATTCAAGAACCTTTCATGTAGTGAACGAATTATATGATGAAGAAAATAAAACTCTAGAAGTCACCTATAACCTCGGTATTGATTGTTTAGGTCCTGAAAGAAGTGTTGAGGTCTTATCCGTTAACAAAACAATACCGTACCAATGGGATTATGAGAAAAAAAGATTCACCCCTAACTATCTTTTT from the Vallitalea okinawensis genome contains:
- a CDS encoding flavodoxin family protein → MDFKNLKKLVVFYSFSGNTKFIAESICDITGADLLELKPKSEESPNLLKKFVWVGRQVMMREKPELLTIDKNPEDYDILFIGAPIWANKYAPAINSFLDKMPITDKKIALFYCHARSDNKKALSLLKQKLIGNDFIGEIEFKDPLQNNKEEARKQTKQWINTIIKPSC
- a CDS encoding GNAT family N-acetyltransferase, with product MNINFKEIDKTQMEPFEYIAKWNNDPEIKYFIGANLSEGEMPDRTKEELYENANKGPKRIYMIMDGDNPIGELSIMIDPDHVHKKEKNTGWISICVGEKAYRGKGVASLAMDFLEEECRRLGLHRIELGVFEYNKRARAFYEKIGYSTFARKENFVYYNGEWRADIRMEKYL
- a CDS encoding 4Fe-4S binding protein; its protein translation is MNPTKIIKRHIPIGDPKKLPQQEGLLSASEDAREGLIVPELIMKYGDQSKGNGLSQKRSVLPTMMKTLYQMKRSYSSLKNNPKDSKVDATPEFIQELKDYGRSLGVTAMGFTDVESKDIFKGRSVLFNKAIVITMEMREEPIRNAPSEATQKEIFRTYHGLGVIVNHIANFLRNHGYQAQAGPALGGDAIYPVLGEKAGLGAIGKHGLLISPECGPRQRIAAIYTNIENLPISKENSHGWIKDFCDKCGKCVRKCPGEAIYTTPIEHTDGGKICVDYKKCAVPFSNSYGCTVCIRECAFNTRTYEELKHQVEFKKTKESL
- a CDS encoding sensor histidine kinase, whose amino-acid sequence is MTVKKIRSIRKKIFFKKFTVLVLPQIIPLILFGIFATVMVNRYIEDTVIKSSYNTLTQTEDHIELILDEVNTLRVNYDLNSTLTIQLKNILLSQAHSINQIQVWDTVYNFLSSLENTKPYIKSIYIYYDASSEKFICTNKEIVNIKEFYDTEWYNSYMKNKSDKEFWAETRYIKRFEKDPGYDVVSVYKVLPSSHGVAVMNLSASYINQILCDLTNYDDQKLLVTDELGNILFSNTESMTIENLNQITSSEEQFFDMRSNNRRYIVHKLESDVYGWQYISIVPAITLYKIPIIMGIICCLLLITSFILSYFIVYHQTKKNYILINNMIDIIDAAENGKSLPIMSTKSDDLYAYITENILKTFIEQNYFKTQLSEKKYKYRTMELLALQSQMNPHFLNNTIENISWKAIKIVGKPNQINFMLENLSDILKYSLSNPKELVSVDEELSYTKCYVTLMQARYKNKFTMDYRIDSKSYDKKIIKLILQPLIENSIYHGIKVKNQPSQIRVRIFNRGNRLHIIVIDTGQGMAKERLIEVERDLLIEEHNYKHIGINNTYHRLKLAYDNDFIFKVRSKEKVGTIIKISIPDNMINPYI
- a CDS encoding response regulator transcription factor, which gives rise to MYRLIIIDDEEEIRDGLSNYFPWDDMGYEVTAAFDNGIAAINYLNTNPVDVILSDIKMPMMDGIELASYVRDHYPSIKVIFLSGHKEFEYARQALQYGVREYIVKPTKFNELVSCFSKLKDELDQEQIVNETSEEESETIIEETYHDNIIKDINQYIHNNITTATLEEAALIVHMSPQHLSKFYAKYADENFSSYLLKVRMEKSKELLKDYKYKTYEISEMVGYQNAKNFTRAFKKYYSMTPRQFRLNKGLIK
- a CDS encoding ABC transporter substrate-binding protein encodes the protein MKKVISIVLVLSLIITLFVGCSKDETPAEQNNAESKSEATKPEDKQEEITLRYMWWGSDSRHEATLAAIEKYEELNPHIKIEPEFSGWDGYYQKLVTQLAGGTAADIMQVDQPWLGDLLKNESTFADLSSVDTTNFDSNFLNQYCIFNDQLVGVPMGINGLTMIINTTFFNEVGIDYNALTDWESIVEAGKEINSQYADKYILYDTGMLFDTYLNQVTGNQLVKDDLSLGFTEEEVLKAFQFVDTIYENKVVQPKEESALFKTTENPSWIDNNMGMTMQWPSMINSLDSDNKELEVISIPQLEAAKASGVVVRPSMLISVNGKGSYIEESAKFIDWLVNSDEGILTLKAVRGVPASAYAQDLLVENDLLNPLQQKGVSMALENPRDKVNFYSSNAEVSAVKKEIIDKVALDISSPEEAAAEMITRIQQVVDEIKN
- a CDS encoding carbohydrate ABC transporter permease encodes the protein MKIKASRYEKKDYIGYLFLLPWIIGFLLFKFYPFLMSFYYSFTDFNMINPPELIGLKNFIKIFTTDADFYQSLKVTLIYTTFSVPVKLIFALFIAMVLSMKLKGINIFRTIYYLPSILGGSVAVSILWKFLFMRQGLVNKILSYLTIGPIDFLGDPDVALYTISMLSVWQFGSSMVLFLAALKNVPGELYEAAAVDGAGKLRTFFKITIPMITPIILFNLIMQTINTLQTFTSALVITNGGPVKSTYLYGMMLYEEAFQFMNMGYASALSWILFIIIIGLTAAIFKFSSYWTFYEDGGDF
- a CDS encoding carbohydrate ABC transporter permease; its protein translation is MSNRRQLITYLFLILLGIIMIYPLLFLFSASFKSNEEIFSSISLLPKELASVTFEAFRNGWQGVGKYGFSTFFTNSFLITVPVVIVTIISSSCVAYGFARFKFPYKKLLFTLMISTIMLPSTIIMIPSYILFKNFGWLNTYMPFWIPALLGSDAYFIFMFLQFFRSIPRELDESAIIDGCNRLKIFTKIILPLSKPAIISAGIFKFIWTWNSFVEPLIYINSVSKYTVALGLKMSIDTQGGEVMWNEMMAMSCLAIIPPAIIFFVAQKYFVEGISTSGLKG
- a CDS encoding GEVED domain-containing protein, with protein sequence MTRKIFLSVSIIFCMIFNLFMSTSSMTVEAAEEPVAAIFGGGPFVSGGQSVVDDIKSSGFNTVMIWAVHVRADGDLYLNDLLVCENGVYVGDASWASNWADLKQGTTSVNRVEISVGAWGSDAFENIKNLINADGTGSDTVLYKNFKALMEATGADAVNYDDEVTYDVTSAVQFGQMCNAMGMKVTLCPYTNSSFWQSVKNQLGSVVDRVYLQCYAGGAGNDPGTWTNTMGMNVIPGLWCLHSGSGDSASTVQTKMESWENSYDIDGGFMWLYDDMMQLSSPNATADYANAILTGCSGSTGGTYPSISGNTTYEWIETVNAGTLNNTSGSNSGYGDYTSIVTDMSKGNSYNVELTPGFAGRSYNEYWKIWIDFNQDGDFSDAGEEVFSASGRSAVSGSLSIPSTALTGQTRMRVVMKYNSAPSSSGSIGDGEAEDYTINIQ